A stretch of Triticum aestivum cultivar Chinese Spring chromosome 1D, IWGSC CS RefSeq v2.1, whole genome shotgun sequence DNA encodes these proteins:
- the LOC123158492 gene encoding PRA1 family protein E, whose translation MMLRSLDSLNRFCIFPLPIRDGSASAPAPIQDPTAPPSSLAKAAELVTRFREQGQALIAARRPWGEVFRSPAFSKPPNVGEAVSRMRRNTAYFRANYALAVLAVVAASLLWHPGTLFALLALCAAWFFLYFARRAEGAQPLRVFGTEFDDGTVLALLSGVTVIAMLFTDVGWNVVGSVMIGLALAGAHAALRSTDDLFLTEQEAAGNGLVAAGFSAAGPILPTYVRIG comes from the exons ATGATGTTACGGTCACTGGACTCGCTGAACCGG TTTTGCATATTCCCCCTGCCCATTCGGGACGGCTCGGCCTCCGCCCCGGCCCCGATCCAGGACCCCACGGCGCCGCCCTCCTCGCTCGCCAAGGCGGCCGAGCTCGTCACGCGGTTTCGGGAGCAGGGCCAGGCGCTcatcgccgcgcgccgcccctggggGGAGGTCTTCCGCTCCCCCGCCTTCTCCAAGCCGCCCAACGTCGGCGAGGCCGTCTCCCGGATGCGCCGCAACACGGCCTACTTCCGCGCCAACTACGCGCTCGCcgtcctcgccgtcgtcgccgcctcgCTCCTCTGGCACCCGGGCACCCTCTTCGCGCTCCTCGCGCTCTGCGCCGCCTGGTTCTTCCTCTATTTCGCGCGCCGCGCCGAGGGCGCCCAGCCGCTCCGGGTCTTCGGCACCGAGTTCGACGACGGCACCGTCCTCGCCCTGCTCTCCGGGGTCACCGTCATCGCCATGCTCTTCACCGACGTCGGCTGGAACGTCGTCGGTTCGGTCATGATCGGGCTCGCCCTCGCGGGCGCGCACGCCGCGCTCAGGTCCACCGACGACCTCTTCCTCACCGAGCAGGAGGCGGCCGGCAACGGCCTCGTGGCCGCAGGCTTCAGCGCTGCTGGACCCATCTTGCCCACCTATGTCCGCATTGGTTGA
- the LOC123181046 gene encoding E3 ubiquitin-protein ligase HAKAI homolog, whose protein sequence is MLQIRLSRIGSSDSGAAASGAAAGASGGAPAKSAAAAAGGAPESVTVACPDHLVIADLAVAKSLGAVTNSAIAATRAIGRRSRRPLGERVHICSRCEFPIAINGRLISCEHAFCLACARSDSSCYLCDERIQKIQTVKMMEGIFICAAPMCLKSFLKKAEFMTHVPEAHANLLQTNTEKEERNEPDAPNISRASGGDAQRQSQMPEISTARAPPRRGVSPTSSSHMQEREDRSRYHQSREREHTPLRPPMLSKPPSFHGRHYPPGDTRSENNTPQGFDRSYSWAHDGTPGATPLRQEPDHGTQDKQQVMPNSPFMFSPMHPHQQNFMMHMNMNQPLIPSSSFSYPVQQDGNPQYFSAPFQMQLQDAGSDQGSASVPEGLQRPWGMGLMGNPSQGGGGMAFMPTGFGMMPDSSMNPGMQGRDFQGQADRGDGRGIQEQLPMVMQMQMSLPPPPPTQPPSAGQQSFNRT, encoded by the exons ATGCTCCAGATACGCCTGAGCAGGATCGGCTCGTCGGACTCCGGGGCCGCGGCCTCTGGCGCGGCGGCTGGGGCGTCCGGTGGCGCCCCGGCGAAGTCCGCCGCCGCGGCGGCTGGCGGTGCCCCGGAGTCGGTGACTGTCGCTTGCCCCGACCACCTGGTCATCGCAGACCTCGCCGTGGCGAAGAGCCTCGGCGCCGTCACAAACTCCGCCATCGCTGCGACGCGCGCCATCGGCCGCCGCTCCCGCCGGCCCCTCGGCGAGCGCGTCCACATCTGCTCCCGCTGCGAGTTCCCCATCGCCATTAATGGCCGCCTC atttcttgcgaacatgcattctGTTTAGCCTGTGCAAGAAGTGATTCCAGCTGCTATCT TTGTGATGAGCGCATTCAGAAGATTCAGACTGTGAAAATGATGGAAGGGATTTTTATCTGCGCTGCACCTATGTGCCTCAAGTCTTTCCTTAAGAAAGCGGAATTTATGACTCATGTACCTGAAGCTCATGCAAATCTCCTCCAAACTAACACGGAGAAGGAAGAACGTAATGAACCAGATGCTCCTAACATCTCCCGTGCTTCTGGAGGAGATGCTCAAAGGCAATCTCAAATGCCTGAGATATCTACCGCACGTGCTCCTCCAAGGCGGGGTGTTTCACCCACTTCAAGTTCTCACATGCAAGAGCGTGAAGACCGATCTCGGTATCACCAGTCCAGGGAGAGGGAGCACACCCCACTAAGGCCCCCTATGCTAAGCAAACCACCATCATTCCATGGTCGCCACTATCCACCAGGTGATACTCGGTCCGAAAACAACACACCTCAAGGATTTGACCGTTCTTACAGCTGGGCCCATGATGGTACACCTGGTGCAACTCCACTTCGCCAAGAACCTGACCATGGTACTCAAGACAAGCAGCAAGTGATGCCTAATTCACCTTTCATGTTCTCTCCAATGCATCCTCATCAGCAAAACTTCATGATGCATATGAATATGAATCAGCCTTTAATCCCCAGCTCATCATTCAGCTACCCTGTCCAACAAGATGGGAATCCGCAGTACTTCAGTGCTCCTTTCCAGATGCAACTGCAAGATGCCGGATCAGATCAAGGTTCAGCGTCGGTGCCTGAGGGGCTTCAGCGCCCATGGGGCATGGGGTTGATGGGCAATCCATCTCAGGGAGGTGGCGGCATGGCCTTCATGCCAACTGGTTTCGGGATGATGCCAGACAGCTCGATGAATCCAGGCATGCAAGGTAGGGATTTTCAAGGCCAAGCTGATCGTGGCGACGGAAGGGGCATCCAAGAACAGTTACCTATGGTGATGCAAATGCAGATGTCGCTCCCCCCACCTCCCCCTACACAACCCCCGTCCGCTGGACAGCAGTCTTTCAACAGAACTTGA
- the LOC123181047 gene encoding uncharacterized protein isoform X1 codes for MIPGNSHASAAPTYIPRSNIFACSSEGSTFVPGIVPRHVSKVDAGSNLSEAAAAAIKPEQLLKGHLAVDHDKDVHRSVFQSKPITSKTPQRKFIRETSSDGDINCFGPLCTESVQSNKVDNWYDVCGFKETKSAVGRNPQFVNVNRTVVFGSSQLVESSESSIMQNRGTGHLFASYERSEYAPTSDGLRQSSFAGERSASANDDDLIADLMQNHQEFIHGVKSRLTKLELVYRCWQNNDIKGSVSAMRRMSDHAVTADIINVLIMEKSTKYITLDICTSVLPLASNLLESGYDRHLNVALATILKLVKSFRASIFSILSSAPPVGVDLEAEHWLERCSSCFQELDKINASLISLTRREGKVGRSARELSLLLHDIFKTPSSV; via the exons ATGATCCCTGGTAACTCACATGCTTCTGCTGCTCCCACATATATACCTAGGTCCAATATATTTGCATGTAGTAGTGAAGGATCCACTTTCGTGCCTGGTATTGTCCCAAGGCATGTTTCTAAAGTGGATGCTGGTTCCAATCTCagtgaagccgccgccgccgccataaaGCCTGAACAATTACTAAAAGGTCATCTGGCTGTGGATCATGACAAAGATGTTCATCGTTCCGTATTTCAGTCAAAGCCAATTACTTCAAAAACTCCACAAAGGAAATTTATAAGAGAAACATCAAGTGATGGGGACATTAACTGTTTTGGGCCATTGTGCACTGAAAGTGTTCAGTCTAACAAAGTTGATAACTGGTATGATGTTTGTGGTTTCAAAGAAACAAAATCAGCAGTTGGAAGGAATCCACAATTTGTGAATGTTAACAGAACAGTAGTGTTTGGATCGAGCCAACTGGTGGAATCAAGTGAGAGCAGCATAATGCAAAATC GAGGAACGGGACATTTATTTGCGAGTTACGAGAGAAGCGAGTACGCACCAACATCAGATGGCTTG AGACAATCTTCATTTGCTGGAGAACGCAGTGCATCGGCTAATGATGACGATCTTATAGCTGACCTAATGCAAAACCATCAAGAATTCATTCATGGCGTGAAGTCGCGGCTGACAAAACTAGAG CTTGTGTACCGCTGTTGGCAAAATAATGATATCAAGGGCTCTGTCAGTGCTATGCGAAGAATGTCGGATCATGCT GTTACTGCTGATATAATTAATGTTCTTATTATGGAAAAGAGTACCAAGTATATTACACTAGACATTTGCACTTCTGTTTTACCTCTCGCCTCCAATCTTCTTGAAAGCGGATATGACAG ACATTTGAACGTTGCCTTGGCGACGATCCTTAAGCTTGTCAAAAGCTTCCGTGCATCAATCTTTTCTATTTTGTCGTCTGCTCCACCAGTCGGTGTAGACCTCGAAGCAGAGCACTG GTTGGAACGCTGCAGTTCATGCTTTCAAGAGCTGGATAAGATAAATGCAAGTCTCATCTCCTTGACAAG GCGAGAAGGCAAGGTTGGGAGATCAGCACGGGAGCTGAGCCTCCTCCTTCATGATATCTTCAAGACGCCAAGCAGTGTATAA
- the LOC123181047 gene encoding katanin p80 WD40 repeat-containing subunit B1 homolog KTN80.3 isoform X3 → MQNRGTGHLFASYERSEYAPTSDGLRQSSFAGERSASANDDDLIADLMQNHQEFIHGVKSRLTKLELVYRCWQNNDIKGSVSAMRRMSDHAVTADIINVLIMEKSTKYITLDICTSVLPLASNLLESGYDRHLNVALATILKLVKSFRASIFSILSSAPPVGVDLEAEHWLERCSSCFQELDKINASLISLTRREGKVGRSARELSLLLHDIFKTPSSV, encoded by the exons ATGCAAAATC GAGGAACGGGACATTTATTTGCGAGTTACGAGAGAAGCGAGTACGCACCAACATCAGATGGCTTG AGACAATCTTCATTTGCTGGAGAACGCAGTGCATCGGCTAATGATGACGATCTTATAGCTGACCTAATGCAAAACCATCAAGAATTCATTCATGGCGTGAAGTCGCGGCTGACAAAACTAGAG CTTGTGTACCGCTGTTGGCAAAATAATGATATCAAGGGCTCTGTCAGTGCTATGCGAAGAATGTCGGATCATGCT GTTACTGCTGATATAATTAATGTTCTTATTATGGAAAAGAGTACCAAGTATATTACACTAGACATTTGCACTTCTGTTTTACCTCTCGCCTCCAATCTTCTTGAAAGCGGATATGACAG ACATTTGAACGTTGCCTTGGCGACGATCCTTAAGCTTGTCAAAAGCTTCCGTGCATCAATCTTTTCTATTTTGTCGTCTGCTCCACCAGTCGGTGTAGACCTCGAAGCAGAGCACTG GTTGGAACGCTGCAGTTCATGCTTTCAAGAGCTGGATAAGATAAATGCAAGTCTCATCTCCTTGACAAG GCGAGAAGGCAAGGTTGGGAGATCAGCACGGGAGCTGAGCCTCCTCCTTCATGATATCTTCAAGACGCCAAGCAGTGTATAA
- the LOC123181047 gene encoding katanin p80 WD40 repeat-containing subunit B1 homolog KTN80.3 isoform X2, with the protein MIPGLSSCSLSGGTGHLFASYERSEYAPTSDGLRQSSFAGERSASANDDDLIADLMQNHQEFIHGVKSRLTKLELVYRCWQNNDIKGSVSAMRRMSDHAVTADIINVLIMEKSTKYITLDICTSVLPLASNLLESGYDRHLNVALATILKLVKSFRASIFSILSSAPPVGVDLEAEHWLERCSSCFQELDKINASLISLTRREGKVGRSARELSLLLHDIFKTPSSV; encoded by the exons ATGATCCCTG GGTTATCATCATGCTCTTTGTCAGGAGGAACGGGACATTTATTTGCGAGTTACGAGAGAAGCGAGTACGCACCAACATCAGATGGCTTG AGACAATCTTCATTTGCTGGAGAACGCAGTGCATCGGCTAATGATGACGATCTTATAGCTGACCTAATGCAAAACCATCAAGAATTCATTCATGGCGTGAAGTCGCGGCTGACAAAACTAGAG CTTGTGTACCGCTGTTGGCAAAATAATGATATCAAGGGCTCTGTCAGTGCTATGCGAAGAATGTCGGATCATGCT GTTACTGCTGATATAATTAATGTTCTTATTATGGAAAAGAGTACCAAGTATATTACACTAGACATTTGCACTTCTGTTTTACCTCTCGCCTCCAATCTTCTTGAAAGCGGATATGACAG ACATTTGAACGTTGCCTTGGCGACGATCCTTAAGCTTGTCAAAAGCTTCCGTGCATCAATCTTTTCTATTTTGTCGTCTGCTCCACCAGTCGGTGTAGACCTCGAAGCAGAGCACTG GTTGGAACGCTGCAGTTCATGCTTTCAAGAGCTGGATAAGATAAATGCAAGTCTCATCTCCTTGACAAG GCGAGAAGGCAAGGTTGGGAGATCAGCACGGGAGCTGAGCCTCCTCCTTCATGATATCTTCAAGACGCCAAGCAGTGTATAA